A part of Pristiophorus japonicus isolate sPriJap1 chromosome 15, sPriJap1.hap1, whole genome shotgun sequence genomic DNA contains:
- the lmtk2 gene encoding serine/threonine-protein kinase LMTK2 isoform X2, giving the protein MVLYPEQKSDLALRNCFLTTDLTVKIGDYGIGFSRYREDYIVSNDGQYIPLRWISPELVGDVYGSMVVAEQTRHSNIWSLGVVLWELFESASQPYMQLSDKEVLIFVIKEQQIKLPKPQLELTHSDRWYEVLQFCWLAPEKRPTAEEIHRLLTYLRMQSQKECEDDFEIRWNALKSSNSSRQAMANNSSFPILEHFVAERLNQEMDDILTVTETSKGLSFEYVWETAKLDHFEDHMQGNDGAKVNYQSIFFPTAAFEKSSFSVVHTHSDDKLTRKEDAGSPLIVPGIVPVFDAHYPSVGSEYYIQLEEQGETNLDVDESSGYPSEGASRAKDSQSFVILRDSEDELSTDVDFFPRCNQGLKKSDVTEPLFGTYASSYAESPRHNNIFYDHRLEEMPFNRGFLNTDEIRMLDLPELSEAKGKSASGLVSSKETPMESLIQQPTPLGLNTSSPILESKTDKVYTESINNHGSLGLLQSEKLSSNYFFLKENKLLRDSSDSSPKGDACSDTRVGHSVNNFAALADISFASIASPVFADSVMALGLTDQNKQLASSPQHGVTCNLTEQVCSQSRPLVENEQGPRIILDEGKATCEEQQFNQELDEGCIICDSSGLGCDTTDCCNSKCNIALPRAHCQQTAECSESAAASTCNNAKKHRLTEGVTHGMVEEAAAEVAVTESAKHTEAADVDAVAVTHGLRAISADEDILNQLVQNVSKMSAVHSLSEPTLQTLETGPLSEVPSGSESVELLASVHSVCSSTELAKTLDTVHLAEASSGSKGIALFAPIPSGHTSVEALKTLETIDESEPSSYSFTNTESMVSVPSSDLSSQISPVEEDSASFVHLNSELSTETPDSLDSLEMHGVLGALETQNTVSQKLKPPQKQPDSGYETENLESPEWTSQCYSASAAPTSAALDAPSEEFADTFPSNPLIVVSKEDALPAVDIIDEDTPKESSNTLTNGHQNSHRDSAYFSDNDSEPDKRADCENAERSHEESDLNIATRCETDQVVTDHSDKVTATFHDAQPSTASEESSNSQRKESALYCSDHEGEFPNNFQTRTYDSFNRVTNDKNYDQSLDDLGAIATDGSGSKPEVLFSSPDISAQFSENMKEDIGIIIEKDIKKLLSNGNEGTRLKEPDVEGRYLGRLDTSEFFDLSEEQDGMEADEEDENSDDSEDDYRGYSINSPSSESEDDAAHTVPIVVTENDDGKALKSLLKDPGPRPADPLKADVRKRQVKKMVSFFDDVTVFLFDQETPTKELGEHSAAENGQVSDGGSPITPTGSHYSNRFSNSESSTDEEGGGFEWEDDFSMSSSESSFISQTANRLASLKQSPSPSSRYFSPPPSSRSLEQKWTDTSSSYSRFSISPSNIASFSLTHLTDSDIEQGGSSEDGEKD; this is encoded by the exons GTATGAAGTTCTGCAGTTCTGTTGGTTAGCCCCAGAAAAGAGACCTACTGCTGAAGAGATTCACAGGCTGCTAACTTACCTGCGCATGCAGAGCCAGAAGGAATGTGAAGATGACTTTGAAATAAGATGGAATGCACTAAAATCCAGCAATAGCAGTCGGCAAGCTATGGCAAATAATTCATCTTTTCCAATTCTGGAGCATTTTGTTGCCGAGCGACTGAACCAGGAAATGGATGATATCCTCACAGTTACTGAAACTAGTAAAGGACTAAGCTTCGAGTATGTGTGGGAGACTGCTAAACTTGACCATTTTGAAGACCACATGCAAGGAAATGATGGGGCGAAGGTAAACTACCAGAGCATCTTCTTCCCCACAGCTGCTTTTGAGAAAAGCAGTTTCTCAGTCGTCCACACGCATTCGGACGATAAACTCACTCGAAAAGAGGATGCTGGAAGTCCGCTCATTGTGCCAGGTATTGTTCCTGTATTTGATGCCCATTATCCGTCTGTTGGAAGCGAATACTATATACAGTTGGAGGAACAAGGTGAAACTAACTTGGATGTTGATGAAAGTTCAGGCTATCCCAGCGAAGGAGCTTCtcgggccaaggactcccagtccTTTGTTATCCTCAGAGACTCTGAAGATGAATTGAGCACAGATGTAGATTTCTTCCCACGCTGCAATCAAGGCTTGAAAAAGTCCGATGTAACGGAGCCTCTGTTTGGCACCTATGCCTCCAGCTATGCTGAAAGCCCGCGCCACAATAATATCTTTTACGACCATAGGTTAGAAGAGATGCCTTTTAACAGAGGGTTTTTGAATACCGACGAGATCAGAATGCTTGATCTACCTGAACTTAGTGAGGCGAAAGGGAAAAGTGCATCTGGTCTAGTTTCAAGTAAAGAAACTCCCATGGAGTCCTTAATCCAGCAACCTACACCACTTGGTTTAAATACTTCTAGTCCCATTTTGGAAAGTAAAACAGATAAGGTTTACACAGAAAGCATCAATAATCATGGCAGTTTGGGATTACTCCAATCTGAGAAGCTGTCTTCTAATTATTTTTTTCTTAAAGAAAATAAACTTCTACGTGACTCCTCAGACTCCTCACCGAAAGGTGATGCCTGCAGTGACACGCGAGTTGGACACTCGGTGAATAATTTTGCTGCTTTAGCAGACATTAGTTTTGCCTCCATTGCATCACCTGTCTTTGCTGATTCTGTGATGGCCCTGGGGTTAACCGATCAAAATAAGCAATTAGCCAGTTCTCCACAGCATGGAGTTACGTGCAATCTTACTGAGCAAGTTTGTTCACAGAGTAGACCTCTGGTAGAAAATGAACAGGGGCCGCGCATTATTTTAGATGAGGGTAAAGCCACCTGTGAAGAACAGCAATTTAACCAGGAGTTAGATGAAGGATGTATAATATGTGACAGCTCAGGGTTAGGATGTGACACTACTGACTGCTGCAACTCCAAATGCAATATAGCTTTGCCTCGCGCACACTGCCAACAGACTGCTGAGTGCAGTGAAAGTGCCGCTGCTAGCACGTGCAATAATGCCAAAAAGCACCGCCTTACAGAAGGCGTAACCCATGGAATGGTGGAAGAGGCCGCAGCTGAAGTCGCCGTGACCGAGTCGGCAAAGCACACGGAAGCCGCAGATGTTGACGCTGTCGCTGTAACTCATGGTCTCCGTGCGATCAGTGCAGATGAAGACATCTTGAACCAACTGGTGCAGAACGTCAGCAAGATGTCAGCTGTGCATTCACTGTCTGAGCCCACATTGCAAACATTAGAAACTGGCCCCCTTTCTGAAGTCCCGAGTGGTTCTGAAAGTGTAGAATTACTGGCTTCGGTACATTCTGTTTGCTCTTCGACAGAGCTTGCAAAAACACTAGACACTGTTCATCTGGCTGAAGCCTCCAGTGGGTCCAAAGGTATTGCATTGTTTGCCCCCATCCCTTCAGGACACACATCAGTAGAGGCTTTGAAAACACTGGAGACTATTGATGAATCCGAACCCTCCTCCTATAGTTTTACAAATACTGAATCAATGGTTTCCGTGCCTTCCTCTGATTTATCGAGTCAAATTAGCCCTGTAGAAGAAGATAGTGCATCGTTCGTGCATCTTAATTCAGAACTGTCTACAGAAACGCCAGATTCTTTGGACTCACTAGAGATGCACGGGGTGTTAGGGGCTTTAGAAACGCAAAATACAGTTTCTCAGAAATTAAAGCCACCTCAGAAACAACCTGACAGTGGCTATGAAACTGAAAATCTGGAATCACCTGAATGGACTTCGCAGTGCTACAGTGCAAGCGCTGCTCCCACCTCCGCTGCGCTCgatgctcccagtgaggagtttgCCGAcactttcccctcaaatccacttATTGTTGTATCCAAAGAGGATGCTCTCCCAGCGGTAGATATCATTGATGAGGACACTCCCAAGGAGTCCTCAAATACTTTAACAAACGGTCACCAGAATTCCCACAGAGACTCTGCTTATTTCTCAGATAACGATTCTGAGCCAGATAAAAGAGCAGACTGTGAGAACGCTGAGAGGAGTCATGAGGAAAGTGATCTTAATATTGCTACTCGGTGTGAAACTGATCAGGTTGTTACTGACCATAGTGACAAAGTTACGGCAACTTTCCATGATGCACAACCAAGTACCGCATCAGAGGAAAGCTCGAATAGCCAGAGGAAGGAATCAGCACTGTATTGCTCAGATCATGAAGGCGAATTTCCAAATAACTTTCAAACCAGAACCTATGACAGCTTTAATAGAGTAACCAATGATAAAAATTATGACCAGAGTTTGGATGACTTGGGTGCAATTGCCACTGATGGATCAGGATCCAAACCAGAGGTTTTGTTTAGCTCCCCAGACATCAGCGCTCAGTTTTCCGAAAATATGAAGGAGGACATTGGAATAATTATTGAGAAGGACATTAAGAAGCTATTGTCAAACGGTAATGAAGGAACTAGACTGAAGGAACCGGATGTTGAAGGACGGTACCTTGGCAGGCTAGATACGTCTGAATTCTTTGACCTGTCTGAGGAACAAGATGGAATGGAGGCTGATGAAGAAGATGAAAACAGTGATGATTCGGAGGATGACTACAGAGGCTATTCTATTAATAGTCCCAGTTCAGAGAGTGAGGATGACGCAGCACATACGGTGCCAATAGTTGTGACTGAGAATGATGATGGAAAAGCTCTGAAAAGTTTGTTGAAAGACCCTGGACCCAGACCCGCTGATCCTCTAAAGGCAGACGTGAGAAAGAGACAAGTGAAGAAGATGGTGTCATTTTTTGATGATGTCACAGTCTTCCTGTTTGACCAG GAGACCCCTACCAAAGAACTGGGAGAGCATTCAGCAGCGGAAAACGGTCAGGTTTCTGATGGTGGCAGCCCCATCACACCAACTGGCTCCCATTACTCAAACAGATTCTCAAACTCTGAGAGCTCCACTGACGAAGAAG GTGGTGGTTTTGAATGGGAAGATGATTTCTCCATGTCGTCTTCAGAGTCATCAtttatctcacaaacagcaaatcgTCTTGCTTCGTTAAAACAGTCTCCGTCCCCCTCCTCGAGATACTTTTCACCTCCGCCATCCTCCCGGAGCTTGGAGCAAAAGTGGACAGATACATCGTCGTCATATTCTCGTTTTTCTATCTCCCCATCCAACATTGCCAGCTTCTCTCTCACTCATCTCACTGATTCAGACATCGAACAAGGAG GAAGCAGTGAAGATGGAGAAAAGGATTGA